A single region of the Streptomyces sp. ITFR-16 genome encodes:
- a CDS encoding sigma-70 family RNA polymerase sigma factor: MSTGPAEVRAALADAYRGEWGVVFGTIVRLTGDWELAEDCAQEAFARALPAWERDGVPRKPGAWLVTAARHRAFDTLRRGTTERDKLAEAAALEAAREPQPPGDERLRLVFTCCHPALPPESRVALTLRAVSGLTTREIARAFLVGEDTVSQRILRAKRKIASAGIPYRVPPPGARAERLGGVLAVIYLMFTEGYAPSDGTTQRDTLTDEAVRLARLVAAEAPDEPEARGLLALLLLQHARRAARLDADGELVTLDRQDRTRWDHALIAEGAALAREAVGAGGPYALQAAIAAQHALAPTAAATDWAAIVTWYDRLLALRANPVVELNRAVAVGMHKGPQAQLDAVDALGASKELAGNHAVPAVRADALRRLGRSREAAEAYRTAGSIAPSRAIAREYAKRIEEMEQTDEGSAPL, from the coding sequence GTGAGCACCGGGCCGGCGGAGGTGCGGGCGGCGCTCGCCGATGCGTACCGGGGCGAGTGGGGCGTCGTGTTCGGCACGATCGTGCGCCTGACCGGCGACTGGGAGCTGGCCGAGGACTGCGCACAGGAGGCGTTCGCCCGCGCCCTGCCGGCCTGGGAGCGGGACGGGGTCCCGCGAAAGCCGGGGGCCTGGCTGGTGACCGCCGCGCGGCACCGCGCCTTCGACACGCTGCGGCGCGGGACGACCGAGCGCGACAAGCTGGCCGAGGCCGCCGCGCTCGAGGCGGCCCGCGAACCGCAGCCGCCCGGGGACGAGCGCCTGCGGCTGGTGTTCACCTGCTGCCACCCGGCGCTCCCGCCGGAGTCCCGGGTCGCGCTCACCCTGCGCGCGGTCAGCGGTCTGACCACGCGGGAGATCGCCCGCGCGTTCCTGGTGGGTGAGGACACCGTGTCGCAACGCATCCTGCGGGCGAAACGCAAGATCGCGTCGGCGGGCATCCCGTACCGGGTGCCACCGCCCGGCGCCCGCGCCGAACGGCTGGGCGGGGTACTCGCCGTCATCTACCTCATGTTCACCGAGGGGTACGCGCCGAGCGACGGCACCACCCAGCGCGACACCCTCACCGACGAGGCCGTACGGCTCGCCCGGCTCGTCGCCGCCGAGGCACCGGACGAGCCGGAGGCGCGCGGCCTGCTCGCCCTCCTGCTGCTCCAGCACGCGCGGCGCGCCGCCCGGCTCGACGCCGACGGCGAACTGGTCACGCTGGACCGGCAGGACCGCACGCGATGGGACCACGCGCTCATCGCCGAGGGCGCGGCCCTGGCCCGCGAGGCCGTCGGGGCGGGCGGCCCCTACGCCCTCCAGGCGGCCATCGCCGCCCAGCACGCCCTCGCCCCGACCGCGGCGGCGACCGACTGGGCGGCGATCGTGACGTGGTACGACCGGCTCCTCGCGCTGCGCGCGAACCCGGTCGTGGAGCTGAACCGCGCGGTGGCGGTCGGGATGCACAAGGGGCCCCAGGCGCAGTTGGACGCGGTCGATGCCCTCGGCGCGTCCAAGGAACTGGCCGGCAACCACGCCGTCCCCGCGGTCCGCGCGGACGCGCTGCGCCGCCTCGGCCGCTCACGCGAGGCGGCCGAGGCGTACCGCACGGCGGGGTCGATCGCCCCGAGCCGGGCGATCGCCCGGGAGTACGCGAAGCGGATCGAGGAAATGGAACAGACCGACGAAGGGAGCGCCCCCCTGTGA
- a CDS encoding DUF4132 domain-containing protein, with protein sequence MGWVQAGDYEVALEAGKVVCRNGKGRRLKSVPATLKEDPAVVGLRQLTEWLDRHEQQCLTDVEQWMVRSLPVPTAVLARVWPDPAWQAALRDVVVTGADGGVAGFLRDVDPERGLGLVDLDGDTVRITPDVVSVPHPVLLDDLDELREFAVELGVGQNVEQLFREVWRRPADLTPDTTSVDTYAGGVFKELRFLHGRVTQLGYRSRGGYAVCPVVEDGATTEARIWIGEHDGYDAYDTETGPLGWTDPAGRALTAAEVGPVAWSEGMRMAAALYAGRDVEDEERAA encoded by the coding sequence ATGGGGTGGGTTCAGGCGGGCGACTACGAAGTCGCTCTGGAGGCGGGCAAGGTGGTCTGCCGCAACGGGAAGGGCCGGCGGCTGAAGTCCGTTCCGGCCACATTGAAGGAGGACCCGGCGGTCGTCGGGCTCCGGCAGCTGACCGAGTGGCTTGACCGGCACGAGCAGCAGTGCCTGACCGACGTCGAGCAGTGGATGGTGCGTTCGCTGCCCGTCCCCACGGCCGTGCTCGCCCGGGTCTGGCCCGACCCGGCCTGGCAGGCGGCCCTGCGCGACGTCGTGGTCACCGGCGCGGACGGCGGCGTCGCCGGCTTCCTGCGCGATGTCGACCCCGAGCGCGGCCTCGGCCTCGTCGACCTGGACGGCGACACGGTCCGCATCACCCCGGACGTCGTCAGCGTGCCCCACCCCGTCCTCCTCGACGACCTCGACGAGCTGCGCGAGTTCGCCGTCGAACTGGGCGTGGGCCAGAACGTGGAGCAGCTGTTCCGCGAGGTGTGGCGCCGCCCGGCGGACCTCACCCCGGACACCACGTCCGTGGACACCTACGCCGGCGGTGTGTTCAAGGAACTGCGCTTCCTGCACGGCCGCGTCACCCAGCTCGGATACCGGTCGCGCGGTGGATACGCGGTCTGCCCAGTTGTCGAGGACGGCGCCACCACCGAGGCGCGCATCTGGATCGGCGAGCACGACGGATACGACGCGTACGACACCGAGACGGGCCCGCTGGGCTGGACCGACCCCGCGGGGCGCGCGCTGACGGCCGCCGAGGTCGGCCCGGTCGCGTGGTCCGAGGGCATGCGCATGGCGGCGGCGCTCTACGCCGGCCGCGACGTGGAGGACGAGGAGCGGGCGGCATGA
- a CDS encoding AAA family ATPase, translating into MTNDTTTAESTTTGGVPDRATAPGREHRQITPPEDRYATELAFLAVHDSGPRPPGWLLTPRAVVTFVMGSAGEALGLPKGARPGEGVPSRLVIEQKFVGERALVERCVVTLAGERGLLLVGEPGTAKSMLSELLSAAVCGTSGLTVQGTAGTTEDQLKYGWNYALLLAQGPTEQALVPSPVLAAMTRGAVARVEEVTRCLPEVQDALVSLLSERRIAVPELAGGEGSQVHAAPGFTLIATANLRDKGVSEMSAALKRRFNFETVGPIGDIDAETALVRRQSRAAVERVGAAFQVDDAVLEALVTAFRDLREGRSAEGWEVERPSTVMSTAEAVSVAGALGLAAAYFPGDRDVLSLLPGHLLGVVRKDDPADAARLLGYWDGPVRRRAEQGAATWRALWDLRAVLEN; encoded by the coding sequence ATGACGAACGACACCACCACCGCGGAGAGCACCACCACGGGCGGCGTGCCGGACCGGGCGACGGCGCCCGGCCGGGAGCACCGCCAGATCACGCCGCCCGAGGACCGGTACGCCACCGAGCTGGCTTTCCTCGCCGTGCATGACTCCGGCCCCCGCCCGCCCGGCTGGCTGCTCACCCCGCGTGCCGTCGTCACCTTCGTGATGGGCAGTGCGGGCGAGGCACTGGGGCTGCCGAAGGGCGCCCGCCCCGGGGAGGGGGTGCCGTCCCGCCTGGTGATCGAGCAGAAGTTCGTCGGCGAGCGCGCTCTGGTCGAACGGTGCGTCGTCACCCTTGCCGGCGAGCGCGGGCTCCTCCTCGTGGGCGAGCCCGGTACGGCCAAGTCCATGCTCTCCGAGCTGCTGTCGGCGGCCGTCTGCGGGACCAGCGGGCTCACCGTGCAGGGCACTGCGGGCACCACCGAGGACCAGCTCAAGTACGGCTGGAACTACGCGCTGCTGCTCGCCCAGGGCCCCACCGAACAGGCCCTGGTGCCCTCTCCGGTCCTCGCGGCCATGACCCGGGGGGCCGTCGCCCGCGTCGAGGAGGTCACCCGCTGCCTGCCCGAGGTCCAGGACGCCCTTGTGTCACTGCTCTCGGAACGCCGGATCGCGGTCCCCGAACTCGCGGGCGGCGAGGGCTCCCAGGTGCACGCCGCCCCCGGGTTCACCCTCATCGCCACCGCCAACCTGCGGGACAAGGGCGTCTCGGAGATGTCCGCCGCGCTGAAGCGGCGCTTCAACTTCGAGACCGTGGGCCCCATCGGGGACATCGACGCCGAGACCGCGCTCGTCCGGCGCCAGTCGCGGGCAGCCGTCGAACGCGTGGGCGCCGCCTTCCAGGTGGACGACGCGGTCCTCGAAGCCCTGGTCACCGCCTTCCGGGACCTGCGCGAGGGCCGCTCCGCAGAGGGCTGGGAGGTCGAGCGGCCCTCCACGGTGATGAGCACGGCGGAGGCCGTCTCCGTGGCGGGCGCCCTGGGCCTGGCCGCCGCCTACTTCCCCGGCGACCGGGACGTCCTCTCCCTCCTGCCCGGCCATCTGCTCGGGGTCGTCCGGAAGGACGACCCCGCCGACGCGGCACGGCTGCTGGGGTACTGGGACGGGCCGGTGCGCAGGCGTGCGGAGCAGGGCGCGGCCACCTGGCGTGCCCTGTGGGACCTGCGCGCGGTGCTGGAGAACTGA
- a CDS encoding sugar O-acetyltransferase → MTHAPDEEVLARIAGGLVYTESEAASLDNERRTEQIFDYNHTPPREEARRRELLVGILGSVGERTVLLPPFHAAFGSNVHIGDDFFGNVNLTFVDDVDIRVGDGVMIAPGVTLTTTGHPVHPARRVDFARFSEPIVIEDKVWIGSNAVVLPGVRIGYGSVIGAGSVVSRDIPPMTVALGTPCRVVREITDKDLTTRLAAQ, encoded by the coding sequence GTGACGCACGCGCCTGATGAAGAAGTGCTTGCCCGGATCGCCGGAGGACTCGTCTACACCGAGTCGGAAGCGGCTTCCCTGGACAACGAACGCCGGACGGAGCAGATCTTCGACTACAACCACACACCTCCGCGCGAGGAGGCGCGGCGCCGGGAGCTGCTCGTCGGCATTCTCGGCTCGGTCGGGGAACGTACGGTCCTGCTGCCGCCGTTCCACGCGGCGTTCGGCAGCAACGTCCACATCGGCGACGACTTCTTCGGCAACGTGAATCTGACGTTCGTCGACGACGTGGACATCCGCGTGGGCGACGGCGTCATGATCGCTCCCGGCGTGACGCTGACCACGACAGGCCACCCGGTGCATCCCGCGCGCCGGGTCGACTTCGCCCGGTTCTCCGAGCCGATCGTCATCGAGGACAAGGTGTGGATCGGCAGCAACGCGGTGGTCCTGCCGGGCGTGCGCATCGGCTACGGGTCGGTCATCGGCGCCGGCAGCGTCGTCAGCCGCGACATCCCTCCGATGACGGTCGCTCTCGGGACCCCCTGTCGCGTGGTCCGCGAGATCACGGACAAGGACCTGACCACGCGCCTGGCGGCCCAATAG
- a CDS encoding YciI family protein: protein MKYVLFIATDPAGEPTDENPEAWVEKWNGRGVRVEGMPLKPPAGTRTVRVRGDEVLVTDGPFAEMAEWIAGYDLVEAADLDEAIEVAASHPMATAGRIEVRPVEPVDLGPGTGNVPHEGDAPASRFLAILRTDPDAPALTPEPAEVAAWIRDGLASGRYLGGEHLRPVRDATLVRRREGELLITDGAYTDTPAGVTGIVFVDGEWEEATGYLARCPMARSGSVELREFWTDFS from the coding sequence ATGAAGTACGTGTTGTTCATCGCCACGGACCCCGCGGGGGAGCCGACCGACGAGAACCCGGAGGCATGGGTCGAGAAGTGGAACGGCCGCGGCGTCCGGGTGGAGGGCATGCCGCTGAAGCCGCCCGCCGGGACCAGGACGGTCCGGGTGCGCGGTGACGAGGTCCTGGTCACCGACGGCCCGTTCGCGGAGATGGCCGAGTGGATCGCCGGGTATGACCTCGTGGAGGCCGCCGACCTCGACGAGGCGATCGAGGTCGCCGCCTCGCACCCGATGGCCACCGCCGGACGCATCGAGGTCCGGCCGGTCGAACCGGTCGATCTCGGACCGGGCACCGGGAACGTCCCGCACGAGGGCGACGCACCCGCATCCCGCTTCCTCGCGATCCTGCGGACGGACCCGGACGCGCCGGCCCTCACCCCCGAACCCGCCGAGGTGGCCGCCTGGATCCGCGACGGCCTCGCCTCCGGGCGCTACCTCGGCGGGGAGCACCTGCGTCCCGTCCGGGACGCCACCCTCGTACGCCGCCGCGAGGGGGAGCTGCTGATCACCGACGGCGCGTACACGGACACGCCGGCAGGGGTGACCGGGATCGTGTTCGTGGACGGCGAGTGGGAGGAGGCGACCGGCTACCTCGCCCGCTGTCCCATGGCCCGCTCCGGAAGCGTCGAACTGCGCGAGTTCTGGACGGACTTCTCGTGA